The DNA segment accttctccatctctgtaaccttctccatctctgtaaccttctccatctctgtaaccttctccatctctgtaaccttctccatctctgtaaccttctccatctctgtaaccttctccatctctgtaaccttctccatctctgtaaccttctccatctctgtaaccttctccatctctgtaaccttctccatctctgtaaccttctccatctctgtaaccttctccatctctgtaaccttctccatctctgtaaccttctccatctctgtaaccttctccatctctgtaaccttctccatctctgtaaccttctccatctctgtaaccttctccatctctgtaaccttctccatctctgtaaccttctccatctctgtaaccttctccatctctgtaaccttctccatctctgtaaccttctccatctctgtaaccttctccatctctgtaaccttctccatctctgtaaccttctccatctctgtaaccttctccagccctacaactctccgagatctctgcgctccttcaattctggtctcttgtccatccctcacttccttcgctcccatcattggcggctgtgccttcagccgtcgaggccctaagctctggaattccctccctaaacccctctgcctctacaCCCCTCTGCCTCTacacccctctcctccttttaagatgctctgtaaaacccatctctttgaccaagctttggccacctgttctaatgtctccttatgcggctcagggtcagatttttttgtctgattatatttcttgtgaagtgccttgggacgttaaaggcgctatatagatgcaagcagTTGTCGATGCTTTTATGTATGAGATAAAATGACATTTTATGTGTGCTGTATAACGGGAGCCAGCTAACACTGTACCACTGCTTCAAATCATTCAGATGCAGAGGAATGACCTGGCCATGCACCTGCAGGATTACACGCAGGCCCACATGCGGATGATGGCCCAGACACTGCGAAGTGTCAGCACGGGACTAAACTCTCAGGTGTCGTGCACCGACATGCTAAGTTCGGAGGTGGACTTCCAGCCAGCGGCGCTCCCAGGGCTGCTGCAGGCCTCGCGCtcgcactctcactctcactcaccggCGCACGGGGCCCAGGCATCGTGCGACTGCGCCCCCCTGCTCCAGAACCTGAAGGAGACGGTCCAGCAGCTGGAGGGCCGCCTGGTCCGGCAGGACCACCAGATCCGTGAGCTCGCCGCCAAGATGGAGACGCAGAACGGCCAGGTGGGGGAGCTGAAGCGCGGCGCCCGTGCGCTGGAGGAGCGCGTCGGCGAGCTGGAGGCCCAGCAGTGCAACGGGATTTTCATCTGGAAGGTGGAGAACTTCAGCGTCCACTTGCTGGCGCAGGCCGAAGACCAGCCCGTGGTGCTCCACAGCCCCGGCTTCTACACGGGCAAGCCGGGCTACAAGCTGTGCCTCCGGATGCACCTGCAGACGCCCAGTGCCCAGCGCTGCTCCAACTACATCTCGCTTTTCGTCCACACCATGCAGGGCGAGTACGACAGCTACCTGCCCTGGCCCTTCCAGGGCACCATCCGGCTCTCCATCCTCGACCAGTCCGAGGGCCCCGTCAAGCAGAACCACGAGGAGATCATGGAGAGCAAGCCCGAGCTGCTGGCCTTCCAGCGGCCCGCCCTGCAGCGGAACCCCAAGGGCTTCGGCTACGTCACCTTCCTGCACCTCAAGGCCCTCAATCAGCGGACGTACGTGAAGGACGACGCGCTGCTCGTCCGCTGCGAGGTCGTGACCCGGGCCGACCTGAACTGGACGAGGAAAGATGACTTTCAGCCTCGCTCGGCAGACAGCGGCCTGTGAAACCTGGCCGGTGCTGCGCCGCCGTTTGGTGGCATCACTTTACTGTACCAAGGCGAGGGGTGAGGCCTATTACAATACCGCCATTCAACAGTGTTACTTCACCAAGGGGGATGAGGCCTTCCTCCTCGATCGTTGCCATTGAAAACTGAATCGATCATTGCCCTGAATGTTTGAGAATCACTGGTGGTTAGAATGCCTGTCACTGATGAATACAGATAGGCTGGTCAGTTTGAATTGACACTGCCAGCCATTTGTTATTTGTTGCATTTTATATAGAATAATTTTATTTTCGTACCTTTTTATGGGTTGAATCCAGGTTAGGTGTGCGTGTGAGAACTGTATGAGAGTGAGATTGAGCTGATTTGAATCTAATGTACATGGCATCACGAGTCTTGTATAATAAATGCGAATGTATATTTTTTTGGTGCTTGTCGAGGTAAGGGACGTACTTGCTTGGGCGGGTCTGAACATGCAGGAAGTATGATCCCTGCTCACTGGAGTGAGAGTTCTCAATCTGATCCACTATCTCCCGCTCTGACCAGAATTGTGGCTGAGTTTGTATCTGGCACTGGTGGCAGCACACACTTGAATCCCGTCTTGCAAGGCGTGTGTTCCAAGTCCAGGGGCCTCTCTTTCTTTGTGGCCTCCTCAGGCTGTAGTGCCGAGGTAGCCTGTTCCGAGTGCCAAGGGCTGGACAGTTTTCCTACTTTGCCTGGGtttattttcttcctcctccttccacTGATCTTCTCCCCTCTTCTGGGAGCTTCAGTTCCCTTGTCGGGTGCGTTCCAGTAGCTGTGTTAAGTGGCCCTTCTTCAGGTGTGAGCCAAGACAGCGGGTGGTGGAAAGCTGTTCAACTGTGAGGGGCATACCAACCTGCTTCTCTCTTCTCTCCATGTCCACACTTCCAGCACCTGGTTCCTCCCCAGATTCCAGGGGCGCCGGCCGAGCTCAGTTGCGGTGCTCCTACTGTCACCGCTTAACTCGGCAAAAGCCCGGCATTGAATGTGGGATCTTCCTTAACCTGCTTCGGCCTCAGAAGCATTGACATTCTTTCAAGAAGAACATGGGGGTtctcccatgtcctggccaacagttatccctTAACCAGCACCATTTATGAATGACCATATAACtttttttcattgctgtttgtgggaccttgctgtgtgcaaaacggcagccccgtttcctacattacaacagtgactgcactttaaaaatacttaattggctgtgaagtgcatttggacatcctgaggatgtgaaaggtagtctgtctggtcctgtcaCAGTGTCTCCTACCTGCCTGCTAGATACTCATTGTGGAGGTGCTGCAGATCCCGTGGAGGGCAAGCGGCTTTGTTTCATTACAAAAGCACTTCATCCTGCCGAAGCGGTGGTTGACAGTGTATTTTTGTTGCAGAGACTGTCCCCTGACAAAGACCATCCCACTTTGAAGGAGAAGAGAAAGTCCTACACCGTAACCATGCCCATTCATTCTGCAGTATCCTCAGGCCTCTAGTTTTCTTCACTATATAATTGCCTGTGTTTTGGACTACTTCATATGCATCTCGATTTAAAACAATCAGTggggcccctcccctcccctcccctccccgatggCCCGgtgggtaaaggcaccacccagtgttAGCACTAAACCCAtgcaggccaatcagccccaGGTTGACGCTCTGgtctatgttgagttagctggGGCAGCAGCTGAGGTGCGGGGACAAATGACCAGTGATCTCTTCCGTTGACTCCTGCTGCAAAGCATGGATGTGCAGGCTGGTGAGGACAGGACAGTAGTTTAGCTGGGACGCAGCTCACGGTTGAGTGGCCTGACTGTTGGTGATCGCGCGAAAAGGTTGGCCCcttgtgtgaagtagtggaaagcAGCTGCCACCCATGAAACTATAGCATCAGTCAGCACCTAGAGATGAGGAGATTGTTAAAAGGAAGAGACTTGTGTATCACATTTCTCAAATGTTTGTGTTTACCAGACAGTGCATTACTTTGAAGCGCACGGGCTGCCATTTTTCCCGATTCCACAAATGAGGATgcaatgaataaccagttaatctgtttttggtgatggtgTATAAGGGAGGATTGTTGGCTCGGCCAGCGGGAGAGGTCTgtgagaaaaaaattacaagcaTTGAGAACTTTAATACAAAAACAgtacaattaaactgttgaacttTTGGGTCTTTTCTACCCTTCTTCCTCTAGATGTTTCACCTTGTGTATTTTAGACTACTCTCATATGTGAAGGTCGTagggtcaagccccactccagagacttcagtgcagaactgagggagtgctgcactgtcggaggtgccgactttagGATAAAATGTTGAACGAGGCCCCATGTCAGGTCGAACTGAAAAGATCCGATGGCATTATTTAAAGAACAACATgggggttctcccagtgtcctggccaacatttatcccttaaccaacgccacttataaatgaccagataatctgtttctttttcattgctgtttgtgcacaaattggctgacgcgtttccctacattacaacagaaaccacacttcaaaagtacttcgttggctgtgaagtgctttgggatgacctgaggacatgaaagttgctgtataaatgtaagtttgttaTTTCTTTAGCTTCTTATGTCTGGAGAATCCCTTCACCAACTCTGATATTAGGTTTAATAGCCTGCCTGGAATAACAAACTGAAAATCTTTCTTCAGAGTTCTTTAACTATTGGATCTATCCAGTGCCTTCACAAGGATCCCGGGATGAATATCAGTCACTAGACCTCCTTTTAGGCCCTGACTACCAAATAAACTTAATAATAG comes from the Heptranchias perlo isolate sHepPer1 chromosome 12, sHepPer1.hap1, whole genome shotgun sequence genome and includes:
- the traf6 gene encoding TNF receptor-associated factor 6; its protein translation is MVDCDSSRDSTFQSSCCTVNSGTRDDCSNHGQYSQTVFEEMQGYDVEFDPPLESKYECPICLMALREAVQTPCGHRFCRGCIVKSISDAGHKCPVDNEVLLEAQLFPDNFAKREILSLTVKCPNKGCYQKMELRHLEDHQVQCEYAFVDCLQCDAVLWRKELQQHMETDCPKRPITCENCALLMAYEDKKGHDLNCPLANVICEYCNMELIREQMQNHYNLDCPKAPVPCTFSTFGCPEKMQRNDLAMHLQDYTQAHMRMMAQTLRSVSTGLNSQVSCTDMLSSEVDFQPAALPGLLQASRSHSHSHSPAHGAQASCDCAPLLQNLKETVQQLEGRLVRQDHQIRELAAKMETQNGQVGELKRGARALEERVGELEAQQCNGIFIWKVENFSVHLLAQAEDQPVVLHSPGFYTGKPGYKLCLRMHLQTPSAQRCSNYISLFVHTMQGEYDSYLPWPFQGTIRLSILDQSEGPVKQNHEEIMESKPELLAFQRPALQRNPKGFGYVTFLHLKALNQRTYVKDDALLVRCEVVTRADLNWTRKDDFQPRSADSGL